A window of Rhodospirillaceae bacterium contains these coding sequences:
- a CDS encoding NAD(P)H-hydrate dehydratase: MTENFDLTNVTNACLAEDKAIAAGESRETLILKAAYKAAETINDIYCSGHAVVLCGPGNNGKDGLYTAFFLQLSGWKISVISVYWAEQQHDDNFLLSKKLLIHHTPFARMPIDGNLFKDRPIIVDAIFGIGLNKTVSDDLMQFMEKIEKTNLPIISIDMPTGVHADNGEIMGKAFKAAHTITFTKAKIGQFLLPGRNYMGQLTTIDIGIGKYWDNSLNLFLNDPSIWKGLIPFTRPEQHKYHHGTAFIIAGPMTGAAKLAARAAMRSGAGILKIICTPEKKLVYEIDDPENIILEIKSHQNIHEIIAANQNLCGQSLLIGSGFNSNITNQQLVLDSLNCQIPIVIDGGGISCFAENPALLLKNLAKNAVLTPHEGEFRKLFPHLTGDKLLKTKKAAQESQAIIVHKGADTVIAEPGGRTIVHPLSPPNLATAGTGDVLAGIITGLMAQQVPNFEAACIGVWLQTNCAERFGVGLIASDIIKEIPRSLGILQSLLKN; this comes from the coding sequence GTGACAGAAAATTTTGATCTTACAAATGTAACTAATGCCTGTCTTGCTGAAGATAAAGCCATTGCGGCTGGCGAAAGCCGTGAAACACTTATCTTAAAAGCTGCTTATAAAGCTGCCGAAACAATCAATGATATATATTGCTCTGGCCACGCAGTTGTTTTATGCGGACCGGGGAATAATGGCAAAGACGGATTATATACTGCTTTTTTTCTCCAATTATCTGGCTGGAAAATTTCGGTAATATCTGTGTATTGGGCGGAACAGCAGCATGACGATAATTTTCTTTTATCAAAAAAATTATTAATTCATCACACACCCTTTGCGCGCATGCCCATAGACGGAAATCTTTTCAAAGATCGTCCAATTATTGTTGATGCAATTTTTGGTATTGGCTTAAATAAAACGGTTAGCGATGATCTTATGCAATTTATGGAAAAAATCGAGAAAACGAATTTACCCATAATTTCCATCGATATGCCTACTGGCGTTCATGCTGATAATGGTGAGATTATGGGAAAGGCTTTTAAAGCAGCTCACACCATCACTTTTACGAAGGCTAAAATTGGCCAATTTCTCTTACCAGGTAGAAATTACATGGGCCAACTGACAACCATTGATATTGGGATTGGTAAATATTGGGATAATTCTTTAAATCTTTTTTTGAATGATCCAAGTATCTGGAAAGGACTCATTCCTTTTACACGACCGGAACAACATAAATATCACCACGGCACAGCCTTTATTATTGCTGGTCCAATGACTGGGGCGGCAAAATTAGCAGCAAGGGCCGCTATGCGATCTGGAGCAGGCATTTTAAAAATTATTTGTACTCCTGAAAAGAAACTGGTTTATGAAATTGATGATCCAGAAAATATCATTCTTGAAATAAAATCTCATCAAAACATCCATGAAATAATAGCCGCCAATCAAAATTTATGCGGGCAGTCCTTATTAATTGGTTCTGGATTTAATAGTAATATAACTAATCAACAATTAGTGTTAGATTCTCTTAATTGCCAAATTCCTATCGTGATTGATGGCGGCGGGATTAGCTGTTTTGCAGAAAACCCAGCACTTTTATTAAAGAATCTAGCGAAAAACGCCGTTTTAACCCCCCATGAAGGGGAGTTTCGGAAATTATTTCCTCATTTGACAGGCGATAAGTTATTGAAAACAAAAAAAGCAGCCCAAGAAAGCCAAGCTATCATTGTACATAAAGGGGCTGATACCGTAATTGCTGAGCCGGGTGGACGAACAATCGTTCACCCTCTCTCACCACCAAATTTGGCAACGGCTGGTACAGGAGACGTGTTAGCTGGAATTATTACGGGTCTAATGGCACAACAAGTACCAAATTTTGAAGCTGCTTGTATAGGTGTGTGGCTGCAAACAAACTGTGCGGAAAGATTTGGTGTAGGGCTTATAGCGTCTGACATTATCAAGGAGATACCTAGGTCACTGGGTATTTTACAGTCCTTGTTAAAAAATTGA
- a CDS encoding trigger factor, with the protein MIVNETLSSGLKRQFKIKIPRSVIEERTEKKLSELSNTVKISGFRPGKVPVGVVKQRFSASVANEIVSQTVSESANKVVDERTLKLAFQPKFENVSFKDGQDLEFEMNLELLPEIKSPDFKKLSAEKLVADVPEETISKELEGLAERRRETYTVTDGSVAEEGDILSVDFVGTIDGKEFTGGSAKKFSVQLGTKQVLPEFEQHLLGVKPGEERTFSVTFPENYPSRELIGKQAFFTVTTNELRRLKEVPAIDEAFAKKLGVNNLDDLKKNVRQQIQSSLDRLSWLKLKRQILDELDKMNKFELPPTMVQMEFNSIWQEIQARKQSGSIDPEDAKKSEQELQKEYQAIAERRVKLGLLLSEIGRLNNIQITNDDLSKAVMNEAMRFPGQEKQVIEHYQKNSQAVAQLRAPIFEDKVVRFIADHIKLNQRQVSVEELQKETA; encoded by the coding sequence ATGATTGTCAACGAAACTTTATCATCTGGCTTAAAACGACAATTTAAGATCAAGATTCCACGTTCTGTGATTGAAGAAAGAACAGAAAAAAAACTTTCGGAGCTTAGCAACACGGTTAAAATATCTGGTTTTAGGCCAGGTAAGGTGCCTGTAGGAGTTGTTAAGCAACGTTTCAGTGCTAGCGTTGCTAATGAGATAGTTAGCCAGACAGTCAGTGAAAGCGCTAATAAAGTTGTTGATGAACGCACCTTGAAGTTGGCTTTCCAGCCTAAATTTGAAAATGTTTCTTTTAAAGATGGCCAGGATTTAGAGTTTGAGATGAACTTGGAATTACTTCCAGAAATCAAATCCCCAGATTTCAAAAAATTGTCAGCTGAAAAATTAGTTGCTGACGTTCCTGAAGAAACAATATCAAAGGAATTAGAAGGTTTGGCAGAACGTCGGCGTGAAACATATACCGTCACGGACGGAAGCGTTGCGGAAGAGGGTGATATTTTATCCGTTGATTTTGTGGGTACTATTGACGGTAAAGAATTTACAGGAGGTTCTGCAAAAAAGTTTTCAGTGCAGTTAGGCACAAAACAGGTTTTGCCAGAGTTTGAACAGCATCTATTAGGGGTAAAGCCGGGAGAAGAAAGAACCTTCTCGGTTACTTTTCCAGAGAATTATCCCAGCCGTGAATTGATAGGCAAACAAGCCTTCTTTACCGTCACAACGAATGAACTGCGTCGCCTCAAGGAAGTACCAGCGATTGATGAAGCTTTTGCAAAAAAATTGGGCGTAAATAATTTAGATGATTTGAAGAAAAACGTTCGCCAACAAATTCAATCTTCTTTAGATCGTTTATCGTGGCTCAAATTAAAACGCCAGATTCTCGATGAATTAGACAAAATGAATAAATTTGAATTGCCTCCCACGATGGTTCAGATGGAATTTAATTCAATTTGGCAGGAAATTCAGGCCAGAAAACAATCTGGTTCCATCGATCCAGAAGATGCCAAGAAAAGTGAGCAGGAATTGCAAAAAGAATATCAAGCGATTGCCGAGCGCCGCGTAAAGCTTGGCTTGCTTTTATCCGAAATTGGACGTTTAAATAATATCCAAATTACAAATGATGATTTAAGCAAGGCTGTTATGAATGAAGCCATGCGGTTCCCAGGTCAGGAGAAGCAAGTAATTGAGCATTACCAAAAAAATTCTCAAGCGGTAGCTCAACTTAGGGCACCTATTTTTGAAGACAAGGTAGTTCGTTTCATTGCAGATCATATTAAGTTAAATCAGCGCCAGGTATCGGTGGAAGAACTTCAAAAGGAAACAGCATAG
- a CDS encoding ATP-dependent Clp protease proteolytic subunit: MQDKDPVETYMNFLVPMVVEQTSRGERAYDIYSRLLKERIIFLVGPVNDTTSSLICAQLLFLESENPNRDIFIYINSPGGVVTSGLAIYDTMQYVRPEINTVCIGLAASMGSLLLTAGAKGKRFSTPNAKIMIHQPSGGVQGQASDIEIHAKEILLTRKRLNELYVKHTGQNLSFVESAMERDRFLSASEAQHFGLIDAVFDKRPATPTADAKK, encoded by the coding sequence ATGCAAGATAAAGATCCCGTTGAAACCTATATGAACTTTCTAGTGCCAATGGTCGTTGAACAAACCAGTCGTGGGGAAAGGGCGTATGATATTTATTCCAGGTTGCTGAAGGAAAGGATCATTTTTTTAGTAGGCCCTGTGAATGATACAACTTCAAGTTTAATTTGTGCACAGTTACTTTTTTTAGAATCAGAAAACCCCAACCGGGATATTTTCATTTACATTAATTCGCCGGGTGGTGTTGTAACCTCGGGTTTAGCAATTTATGATACCATGCAGTACGTGCGGCCGGAAATTAATACCGTTTGTATAGGGTTAGCGGCTTCTATGGGATCATTGTTGTTGACGGCAGGCGCCAAGGGTAAACGTTTCTCAACCCCTAATGCCAAGATCATGATTCATCAACCATCAGGTGGTGTGCAAGGCCAAGCTTCCGACATTGAAATTCACGCGAAGGAAATTTTGTTAACCCGCAAACGTCTAAATGAATTATATGTGAAACATACGGGACAAAATTTGTCCTTTGTGGAATCTGCTATGGAACGCGATCGTTTCCTAAGTGCGAGTGAAGCGCAACATTTCGGGTTAATCGATGCCGTATTTGACAAACGTCCTGCGACTCCTACGGCAGACGCCAAAAAATAG
- a CDS encoding PhoX family phosphatase encodes MTPFDQLNNQNQDHPSAEEKIHNPTQNPNIYNVINTQLSRRGLLKGLAIGGFLGTIGSSMASKFSLASSPTGQSTFTFAPVSHGIDDTHHVAEGYNADILIRWGDAMFTNAADLKIDSQTAASQQKQFGYNCDFIGYLPLPLNSNNSDHGVLFVNHEYTNTELMFPNLTPKNKIELVSKEQSETEMEGHGASIVEVKKVSGKWQFIKDSTYNRRLTITNTAMRIAGPAAGHDRMKTAADPKGLEIFGTLANCAGGVTPWGTVLTGEENFHGYFGGDINKTQEKDAYKRYGLGGFTYNAFFKYSDRFHVEKTPNEPNRFGWIVEVDPYDPTSTPVKQTALGRFKHEGANIIINYDGHVIAYMGDDERFEYIYKFVSANKFIPNDRKANMRLLETGTLYVAQFLENGLLEWLPLVYGQGKLTKENGFNSQADVVIEARRAADILGATPMDRPEDIEPNPVNGKVYVMLTNNSKRTATNLDAANPNVENLAGHIIEMVPPSVPGKTTRLDHTKTGFSWNFFLLAGKPGDGKSKYGANATENDWFYCPDNVAFDNKGRMWIATDSGSDHQKFGTNDGLYATDIDGAGKAAPKMFFRCPIGAEMCGPFMTPDNKTLFVAIQHPGEDSTFDNPTTRWPDFKPNIPPRPTVMVITKKDNGDIGT; translated from the coding sequence ATGACCCCATTCGATCAACTGAACAATCAAAACCAAGACCACCCGAGCGCTGAAGAAAAAATTCACAATCCCACCCAAAACCCTAATATTTATAATGTCATTAATACACAATTAAGTCGCCGTGGCCTTTTAAAAGGCTTAGCTATAGGGGGCTTTTTGGGAACCATTGGATCTTCAATGGCCAGTAAATTTTCTTTGGCATCTTCTCCAACAGGTCAATCAACTTTCACTTTTGCTCCCGTTAGCCATGGCATCGATGATACGCATCATGTAGCCGAAGGATATAATGCGGATATTCTAATCCGTTGGGGTGATGCCATGTTTACCAATGCTGCCGATCTGAAAATTGATAGCCAAACTGCAGCAAGTCAACAAAAGCAATTCGGATATAATTGTGATTTTATTGGTTATTTACCCCTACCTTTAAATTCCAATAATTCTGATCATGGGGTGTTATTTGTTAATCACGAATATACCAATACAGAATTGATGTTTCCTAACTTAACTCCTAAAAACAAAATCGAACTCGTTTCTAAGGAACAATCAGAAACAGAGATGGAAGGTCATGGTGCTTCAATTGTTGAAGTTAAAAAAGTTAGTGGTAAATGGCAGTTTATCAAGGATTCAACATATAATCGCAGATTAACGATTACTAATACCGCTATGCGTATTGCAGGCCCTGCGGCAGGGCATGACAGGATGAAAACTGCTGCCGATCCCAAAGGGTTAGAGATATTTGGTACATTAGCAAATTGTGCGGGAGGTGTTACCCCTTGGGGCACCGTTTTGACTGGCGAAGAAAATTTTCACGGCTATTTTGGCGGTGATATTAACAAAACCCAGGAGAAAGATGCCTATAAACGTTATGGCTTAGGTGGTTTTACCTATAATGCTTTTTTCAAATATTCCGATCGCTTTCATGTTGAAAAAACCCCTAATGAACCCAATCGTTTTGGTTGGATTGTCGAAGTTGATCCCTATGACCCAACCTCAACACCCGTAAAACAGACAGCCCTTGGCCGCTTTAAACATGAAGGCGCCAATATTATTATCAATTATGACGGCCACGTTATTGCTTATATGGGTGATGATGAACGGTTTGAATATATTTATAAATTTGTTTCCGCCAACAAATTTATCCCCAACGATCGCAAAGCCAATATGCGTTTGTTAGAAACAGGGACTTTGTATGTTGCCCAATTTCTTGAAAATGGCCTCTTAGAATGGTTACCTTTGGTCTATGGCCAAGGAAAATTAACTAAAGAAAATGGTTTTAATAGCCAGGCAGATGTGGTTATTGAAGCACGCCGTGCAGCTGATATCCTTGGGGCTACACCTATGGATCGTCCCGAAGACATTGAACCTAATCCGGTGAATGGTAAAGTTTACGTGATGTTGACAAATAATTCAAAACGTACTGCAACAAATCTTGATGCTGCTAACCCGAATGTTGAGAACTTGGCGGGCCATATCATTGAAATGGTGCCACCATCTGTACCAGGTAAAACAACAAGATTAGATCATACTAAAACGGGATTTAGCTGGAATTTCTTCTTATTAGCGGGAAAACCTGGCGACGGAAAATCAAAGTATGGTGCCAATGCAACCGAAAACGATTGGTTCTATTGCCCGGATAATGTGGCGTTTGATAATAAGGGGCGCATGTGGATTGCCACGGATTCAGGCAGTGACCATCAAAAATTTGGTACGAATGACGGTTTATATGCTACCGATATTGATGGGGCAGGGAAGGCTGCACCCAAAATGTTCTTCCGGTGCCCGATTGGTGCTGAGATGTGTGGGCCATTTATGACACCTGATAACAAAACTTTGTTTGTAGCTATCCAACATCCTGGGGAAGATAGTACATTTGACAACCCAACCACCCGTTGGCCCGATTTTAAACCGAATATCCCACCACGACCAACAGTTATGGTTATTACAAAAAAAGATAACGGGGACATTGGTACTTAA
- a CDS encoding carbonic anhydrase, producing MRKLIEGIVDFRNKSLIQYRDKYAQLAAGQSPDTLFIACCDSRVVPNTFASTNPGDLFVIRNVGNLVCPCQQQADQLVDESVGAAIEFAVCQLKVKDIIICGHSECGAINAAIKNGQLDVKLPHLFFQSWLKHAEPALQKYRSGFRLKSKQKFAEHNEISQINVIQQLEHLKTYSVVKEALNDKRIRIHGWWFELSTANVFYYDEGNQNFMLIDDKSAEKILHKNRAGSILS from the coding sequence ATGAGGAAATTGATTGAAGGGATTGTAGATTTTAGAAATAAATCTCTAATCCAATATCGTGATAAATATGCTCAGTTGGCCGCTGGCCAATCACCCGACACATTGTTTATTGCTTGCTGTGACAGCCGGGTGGTTCCTAACACATTCGCTTCCACGAACCCGGGCGATCTATTCGTTATTCGTAATGTGGGAAATTTAGTATGCCCATGCCAGCAACAGGCAGATCAGTTAGTTGATGAGTCGGTTGGGGCAGCTATTGAATTTGCTGTTTGTCAGTTAAAAGTTAAAGATATCATCATTTGTGGTCATTCTGAGTGTGGTGCAATCAATGCGGCTATCAAAAATGGTCAGTTGGATGTCAAATTGCCGCATTTATTTTTTCAATCTTGGTTAAAGCATGCTGAACCCGCGTTACAAAAATATCGAAGCGGGTTTAGGCTTAAATCTAAGCAAAAATTTGCAGAGCATAATGAAATTTCACAAATTAATGTGATCCAACAGCTGGAACATTTGAAAACCTATTCTGTAGTGAAGGAAGCCTTAAATGACAAAAGAATCCGGATTCACGGGTGGTGGTTTGAATTGTCCACAGCTAATGTTTTTTATTACGATGAAGGTAACCAGAATTTTATGTTAATTGATGACAAGAGCGCTGAAAAGATTCTTCATAAAAATAGGGCTGGGTCAATTTTATCTTAA
- a CDS encoding host attachment protein — MHTYLFLICNSSKALVYSAHEKYPQKPLSFVIELEHPDSRKKRKDLVTDRPGHFQTSHTARSAYEDHIDPKEREADRFAKEICLYLEEKLSQKTFDHLVLVASIQFFSLLKKHLSTHVANTIIRSIHKDHVHQSEPELRAILNQRE; from the coding sequence ATGCATACTTATTTATTTTTAATTTGTAATTCTAGTAAGGCTTTGGTTTATTCTGCACACGAAAAATACCCACAGAAACCTTTATCATTTGTCATTGAATTGGAACATCCAGACAGCCGGAAAAAACGCAAGGATTTGGTAACGGATCGACCAGGCCATTTTCAAACATCACACACAGCCCGTAGTGCTTATGAAGACCATATTGATCCCAAAGAGCGAGAAGCTGATCGTTTTGCTAAAGAAATCTGTTTATATCTTGAGGAGAAGCTCAGTCAAAAAACTTTCGATCATTTAGTTTTGGTTGCTTCCATCCAATTTTTTTCTTTATTAAAAAAACATTTATCAACCCATGTAGCTAATACAATTATTAGAAGCATTCATAAAGACCATGTTCACCAGAGTGAGCCGGAGTTGCGGGCTATATTGAACCAGCGAGAATAA
- a CDS encoding MBL fold metallo-hydrolase: MKIIVLGSGGSGGVPLINGYWGKCNPHNPKNRRRRVSIIIQIQETNILIDTSPDLRNQILEAGITKIDAILYTHDHADHTHGIDDLRFLERPKGKKFFPCFGTKQTIESLQRRFPYAFGLNNNDNIPQESLYEPLLKPTVIQDHFSIDDISIQAFQQGHGPNFQSTGFRIDNFAYSTDTNFLTGEIIQSLKGLDLWIVDCLRWEAHITHAHVDLALSWIDRVKPKQALLTHLSSQVDYDELLKHCPSYVQPAYDGLIINL; encoded by the coding sequence ATGAAAATTATTGTTTTAGGTTCTGGTGGGTCAGGGGGTGTGCCATTAATTAATGGCTACTGGGGGAAATGTAATCCCCATAATCCGAAGAATAGACGTAGGCGGGTTTCAATCATCATCCAGATTCAAGAAACAAATATCTTGATCGATACATCTCCCGATTTACGCAATCAAATTCTAGAGGCTGGTATCACCAAAATTGATGCCATTTTATACACCCATGACCATGCAGACCATACCCATGGCATTGATGATTTAAGGTTTTTGGAACGTCCGAAAGGCAAAAAGTTTTTCCCCTGTTTTGGCACGAAACAAACCATTGAATCATTGCAGCGTCGTTTTCCTTATGCGTTTGGTCTAAACAACAACGATAATATTCCGCAAGAATCGCTTTATGAGCCTTTGTTGAAGCCAACTGTTATTCAAGATCATTTTTCAATTGATGATATCTCTATCCAGGCTTTTCAACAAGGTCATGGGCCGAATTTTCAAAGCACCGGTTTTCGGATAGACAACTTTGCCTATTCGACTGATACGAATTTCCTAACAGGAGAAATTATTCAGTCGTTAAAAGGGCTAGATTTATGGATTGTGGATTGTTTGCGTTGGGAAGCTCATATCACCCATGCCCATGTTGATTTGGCATTAAGCTGGATTGACCGAGTGAAGCCCAAGCAAGCACTTTTAACTCATTTAAGCAGCCAAGTTGATTATGATGAACTTTTAAAACATTGCCCATCCTATGTCCAGCCCGCTTATGACGGACTTATCATTAACTTGTAA
- a CDS encoding TatD family hydrolase, protein MLVDSHCHLNYPEYQSNLKLYLDRAKANGVQFFLAICTELDKFPEILNIAKNFDNIFCSVGTHPHESKLATAANAQAIVDFTTDDKVVGIGECGLDYYYNHSDHAEQVTVFQHHLEASHQSGLPVIIHTRDAEQQTIKMLEETQAKKPVAGVLHCFTGSLELAKKALDLGLYISISGIVTFKNAQHLREIVAWLPEDRLLIETDAPFLAPVPHRGQPNEPAFLKHTAQFIAGIRGITLEKLGQSTTANFFTLFKKAKKNIL, encoded by the coding sequence ATGCTGGTGGATAGCCATTGTCATCTAAATTATCCTGAATATCAAAGCAATCTTAAGCTATATCTAGATCGAGCTAAAGCAAATGGGGTGCAATTTTTCTTAGCAATTTGTACGGAATTAGATAAATTTCCAGAAATTCTAAATATTGCTAAGAATTTTGATAATATTTTTTGCTCTGTTGGCACTCACCCCCATGAATCAAAGCTGGCAACTGCAGCTAATGCCCAAGCCATTGTTGATTTCACAACAGATGACAAAGTGGTGGGAATAGGGGAGTGCGGGTTAGATTATTATTATAATCACAGCGATCATGCGGAGCAGGTAACTGTTTTCCAGCATCATTTGGAAGCCTCACATCAAAGCGGTTTGCCTGTTATTATTCATACACGTGACGCAGAACAGCAAACGATAAAAATGCTTGAAGAGACTCAGGCCAAAAAACCGGTGGCCGGAGTATTACATTGTTTTACCGGCAGCTTGGAACTGGCTAAGAAAGCTTTAGATTTAGGGTTATATATTTCTATTTCCGGCATCGTCACTTTTAAAAATGCCCAACATTTGCGTGAAATCGTTGCTTGGTTGCCAGAAGACCGGTTATTAATAGAAACCGATGCACCGTTTCTGGCGCCAGTCCCACATCGTGGTCAGCCCAATGAACCGGCATTCTTAAAACATACCGCACAATTCATAGCTGGTATTCGGGGCATAACTTTAGAAAAATTAGGACAATCAACAACAGCAAATTTTTTTACCTTGTTTAAAAAAGCGAAGAAAAACATTTTATGA
- a CDS encoding methionine--tRNA ligase, producing MAKSYYITTPIYYVNDQPHIGHAYTTLACDALARFKRLDGYQVLFATGTDEHGQKIEKSAQQNGMLPQAFTDKVSQTFRDLAREMNFSYDDFIRTTENRHILACQQIWKKLEENKQIYLGQYAGWYAVRDEAFYHEDEVKTLANGQKIAPTGAEVQWVEEPSYFFRLSAWTEKLLKFYQDNPDFIAPESRRNEVISFVKRGLQDLSVSRTSFRWGIEVPGNQKHIMYVWLDALTNYLTVAGYPDEKSSKFKNFWPASLHMVGKDIIRFHAIYWPAFLMAADLPPPKRVFAHGWWTNEGQKISKSLGNTINPLDLTKTYGLDQVRYFLLREVPFGQDGDFSKKALLQRINSDLANDFGNLVQRVLTMIYRECDGKIPSKQPAEKKDEDLLKSSKDLLDTIRKEYDIQAFHKVLDYTWQVIGLINRYVDEQAPWSLKKINKARMEAVLYYAAEAIRRVALVTQPIMPQSCNKILDQLGCSIDHRSFQFIDHPLQPNQLIPKPLAIFPRLQD from the coding sequence TTGGCAAAAAGTTACTACATAACGACCCCGATTTATTATGTAAATGATCAACCCCATATTGGTCATGCCTATACGACTTTAGCATGCGATGCTTTGGCAAGGTTCAAACGTTTGGATGGCTATCAGGTATTATTTGCAACGGGCACTGATGAACATGGCCAAAAAATTGAAAAATCTGCTCAACAAAACGGCATGCTTCCGCAAGCATTTACGGATAAAGTATCGCAAACATTTCGTGATTTAGCCAGAGAGATGAATTTTTCTTATGATGATTTTATCCGTACCACCGAGAATCGACATATTTTAGCATGTCAACAGATATGGAAAAAACTTGAAGAAAATAAACAGATATATTTAGGGCAATACGCTGGCTGGTATGCCGTGCGCGATGAAGCCTTTTATCATGAAGATGAAGTTAAAACATTAGCCAATGGGCAGAAAATTGCCCCGACGGGCGCTGAGGTACAATGGGTGGAAGAACCCAGTTATTTTTTCCGCTTATCCGCGTGGACAGAGAAACTGCTTAAATTTTATCAAGATAATCCCGATTTTATTGCCCCGGAAAGTCGCCGCAATGAAGTTATCAGTTTCGTCAAAAGGGGGTTACAGGATTTATCAGTCTCAAGGACAAGCTTCCGCTGGGGTATTGAGGTTCCAGGTAATCAAAAACATATTATGTATGTATGGTTAGATGCCTTAACCAATTATTTAACCGTGGCGGGCTATCCGGATGAAAAATCCTCCAAATTTAAAAATTTTTGGCCAGCTTCGCTACATATGGTTGGTAAAGATATTATCCGTTTCCACGCTATTTATTGGCCAGCTTTCTTGATGGCAGCCGATCTACCACCACCAAAACGGGTGTTTGCACATGGCTGGTGGACAAATGAAGGACAGAAAATTTCTAAATCGCTTGGCAATACTATTAATCCGCTTGATTTAACTAAAACATATGGGTTGGATCAAGTGCGCTATTTTCTTTTAAGGGAAGTTCCTTTCGGTCAAGATGGTGATTTTTCTAAAAAAGCCCTTTTACAACGTATTAACAGTGATTTAGCAAATGATTTTGGTAATTTAGTCCAACGGGTATTAACCATGATATACCGTGAATGTGATGGTAAAATCCCCTCAAAGCAACCAGCGGAAAAAAAAGATGAAGATCTTTTGAAAAGTTCAAAAGATCTGCTAGATACCATCAGAAAAGAATATGACATCCAAGCTTTTCATAAAGTTTTAGATTACACTTGGCAAGTGATTGGTTTAATTAATCGTTATGTAGATGAGCAAGCGCCGTGGAGTTTAAAAAAAATCAATAAAGCCCGGATGGAAGCAGTGTTATATTATGCTGCTGAAGCAATACGGAGGGTGGCACTGGTAACCCAGCCAATTATGCCGCAATCCTGTAATAAAATTTTAGACCAATTGGGTTGTTCCATTGATCATCGATCTTTCCAGTTTATTGATCATCCTTTGCAACCCAACCAGCTTATTCCGAAACCTTTAGCAATCTTCCCGCGGTTGCAGGATTAA
- a CDS encoding DNA polymerase III subunit delta', which produces MPYLSPQENYDIVGQQQAEKTFLEALYAQRLSHAIIFNGPKGIGKATMAFRFARLLLKPNVSRLDDSQSLFGTQENANSLDKVVPTTDTDRLIAQLAHPDLLYINKENEEKKTQKTEIVIDDIRQIKKFIHLTPSFAKWKIVIIDCADDLNRSAANALLKVLEDPPPYSLILLVTHHIGRILKTVRSRCQKITFKLLSDSDLSQLIDRYHPEQISEQNKTKIIALAEGSIGRAMSLLEDGVFEQCQLMNEILEKLPELSQNLLQQLIDKVSNFSLIAELLLSWVYQQSRNQMLQQSLEENAFLQQDHLHINWEKIYQKIVGLLSATSPLHLDAKQSLMNIFMIISVELKNHAPIDQNY; this is translated from the coding sequence GTGCCTTACCTTTCTCCACAAGAAAATTACGATATAGTTGGTCAGCAGCAGGCGGAAAAAACTTTTCTGGAAGCTTTGTATGCCCAAAGACTAAGCCATGCCATTATCTTTAACGGCCCGAAGGGGATCGGTAAAGCAACAATGGCATTTCGTTTTGCCAGGCTTTTATTAAAACCGAACGTATCCAGACTAGATGATTCCCAATCTTTATTTGGTACACAAGAAAATGCAAATTCTCTTGATAAAGTGGTGCCAACGACTGACACAGATCGATTAATTGCCCAGCTTGCTCATCCAGATTTGCTCTATATTAACAAAGAAAATGAGGAAAAGAAAACACAAAAGACAGAAATAGTCATTGATGATATACGTCAAATTAAAAAATTTATTCACCTGACGCCTTCTTTCGCCAAGTGGAAAATTGTTATCATTGATTGTGCGGATGATCTAAACCGTTCTGCTGCAAATGCGTTGTTAAAAGTTTTAGAAGATCCTCCACCCTATTCCCTCATTTTATTGGTTACGCATCATATTGGCAGGATTCTTAAAACAGTAAGGTCTAGGTGCCAGAAAATTACGTTTAAGTTATTATCAGACAGCGATCTCAGTCAGCTAATAGATCGTTATCATCCCGAGCAGATAAGCGAACAGAACAAAACAAAGATTATAGCACTTGCAGAAGGAAGCATTGGTCGCGCAATGTCATTGCTAGAAGACGGGGTGTTTGAACAATGTCAACTAATGAATGAAATTTTAGAAAAATTACCTGAACTTTCACAAAATTTATTGCAACAATTGATTGATAAAGTATCTAATTTTTCTTTGATAGCTGAATTATTACTTTCATGGGTTTATCAACAGTCTAGGAATCAAATGCTTCAGCAAAGCCTCGAGGAAAATGCATTCTTACAGCAAGACCATCTGCACATTAATTGGGAAAAGATTTATCAAAAAATTGTTGGATTGTTATCAGCTACTTCTCCCTTGCATCTCGATGCAAAACAATCCTTAATGAATATATTCATGATAATAAGCGTAGAACTTAAAAACCATGCTCCGATTGATCAAAACTATTAA